The Acidobacteriota bacterium genome includes the window ACTTCCACCTTTCGGTCGAACAGCCGCCGATGGTCCGGATCGCCTCGGAGCTCCTGCGCGCCCAGGGAGCCCCGTTCACCGCGCCGCAGACCGAGGCAATGCTGAAGGAGATCCTTCGCGAGGATCAGTGGCAGAGGCTCGAGGCGACCAAGCAGCTCGACTTCTGCTACTGGATCCCGCAGGCGGGACGGTATCGGGCGAACGTCTTTCTCGACCAGAAGGGCTACAACGCAGTCTTTCGCGTGATCCCGGAAAAGCCGCCGACGATCGCGGAGATAGGGCTTCCGCCGCGCCTCGCGGAGATCGCGGGTTACCATCAGGGCCTGGTGCTGATCTGCGGGCCGACAGGGTCGGGCAAGTCGACCACGCTCGCGGCGCTCGTCAATCTCTTCAACGAGACCCGCAATGATCACGTGCTGACGCTCGAGGACCCGGTCGAGTTCGTCCATCCCTTCAGGAACTGTCTCGTCAACCAGCGTGAGGTCGGGACGCACACGACGTCGTTCGCGCGAGCACTCCGGGCGGCCCTTCGCGAGGATCCCGACGTCATCGTGATCGGCGAGATGCGCGACAACGAGACGATCGAGCTGGCGCTGACGGCCGCCGAGACAGGACACATCGTTCTCGGGACGATCAATTCGACGAGCGCCCCGAAGGCGATCGACCGGATCATTTCGAGCTTCCCGGTCGACGAGCAGGCCCAGATCCGGACCTCGCTGTCGGAGTCGCTCAAGTACGTGACGGCTCAGCGGCTGCTTCCGTCGAAGCAGAAGCACCGTCAGGTCGCCTGCTTCGAGATCCTCAAGGCCGACGGCTCGATCGCCAATCTCATCCGCGACGAAAAGACGTATCAGATCTATTCGGCGATGCAGATCGGCCGCTCTCGCGGGATGCAGACCTTCGACGACGGGCTGAAGGATCTCCTCAAGCGGGGAGAGATCATGCCGGAGACGGCGTATCTCGCGGCCGAGAAGAAGGAAGACTTCGAGCCGCTCGTCTCCGCCGACTTCCTCGAATCGTTGACGATGGTGTGAGATGAGCCAGCCGACGCAGAAGATCGACCGATTCCTCAAGCTGATGACTGACCGCGGCGCATCCGACTTTCATCTGACGGTCGGCCGCCCGCCGATGCTGCGAGTGTCGGGCTCGATGGAGCCGATCCGGTACCGGACCCTCACCGAGGGGGACTTCGTCGACATGGTCCGCCCGGTGACCCCCGACCGGCTCTGGAAGGAGTTCGAGGAGAGCGGCGATCTCGACTATTCGTACGAACTGCCGGGGGTCGCGCGCTACCGCGTGAACGTCTTCCGCCAGCAGCGCGGCAGCGGAGCGGTGTTCCGGATCATCCCGTCGAAGATCATGACGATCGATCAACTCGGCCTGCCGGCGCAGGTGAGGAGAATCGCGAAGCTGCGGAGCGGGCTCGTTCTCGTGACGGGGCCTACGGGCTCGGGCAAGTCGACCACGCTCGCGGCGATCATCGACCTCATCAACTCGACCCGGACGCTTCACATCATCACGATCGAGGACCCGATCGAGTTCGTCCATCCGGCGAAGAACTGTCTCATTCACCAGCGCGAGATCGGGACGCACGCGACGAGCTTCGCAGAGGCGCTGAGGGCTGCGGCGCGGGAAGATCCGGATCTGATCCTGGTCGGCGAGATGCGCGATCTCGAGACGATCTCGATGGCGCTCTCGGCCGCGGAGAAGGGGACGCTCGTCTTCGGGACCCTTCACACGAACAACGCGGCAAAGACGATGGACCGAATCATCAGCGTCTTTCCCTCGGGCGAGCAGGAGGGAATCCGCAACGTCCTCGGCGAGACGATCCGGGCGGTCGTGGCGCAGCAGCTGCTGCCGAAGGTGGGCGGCGGGCGGGTGGCCTCGCTCGAGATCCTCTTCGGCTCCCCGGCGCTGGGGAACATCATTCGCGAAGGGAAGACCTCGCAGATCACCTCGCTGATTCAGATGGGGACGAAGGAGGGGATGATCGACATGGACGGCTCGATCATGAAGCACCTCGAGGAGGGTCGCGTGTCGGCGCGCGCCGCCTACGACAAGGCGATCGACAAGGAACAGTTCAAGGACTACCTCGAGAAGGAAAAGGAATCGGCCGCGGGGGCGTGAGCCCTGATCTGAAAGCCTTCGAGAGTAGGTACGACGGGCGATCGAGGAGCACGAGGATGAAATCCGCACAGCCTGGAACCGCCACTTCTCGAGCAGAAGTGACTAACATCTCGCCAAACGGAATCTGGCTTCTGCTCGACGAGCGAGAGCTTTTTCTTTCATTTACGGAGTTCCCGTGGTTCAGGGATGCTCCCGTCAGCAGGATTCTGGAAGTGGAAACGCCGAGCAGTGGGCATCTTTACTGGCCTGGCCTGGATATCGACCTCTCTGTCGAGTCCATCGACCATCCGGAGCGGTTTCCGCTGGTGGCACGTCCCTGACGACGACATCAGCAGCCAGACGCCTTCGCTCTGTCGGTTTTTTTGAGTGTCTTCCCGGACATCTGTGAAGAGAGCGATTTTCGTCGTGGTGAGGGCTTGACAGGGATTTCAGATGTGGGATAGGTTGGCTCAATGTAAACGTTTTCAGTAACCGCTTACAGAAACCGGTTACAACCGATGAGCCAGACCAAGCAAGAGCGCTCCCCTCAGTCGAACGTGCGCAACGCGACCATCCGAGACGTCGCGGAGCGGGCCGGCGTCTCGGTCGCAACCGTCTCCCGGGTTCTCAACTCCACCTCACAGGTACGTGGTGAAACAGCCCAGCGTGTGCTCGAAGCCACCGAAGCGCTCGATTACGTCCCGCACGTCGGTGCGCGGAGTCTCTCGACTCGCCGGACCAGTACGGTCGGCGTGCTCCTCCCCGACCTCCACGGCGAGTTCTTCTCCGAGGTGATTCGAGGAATCGATTCGGCGGCGAGGCGAACCGGCTATCACCTCCTCGTGTCTGGTTCCCACAGCGACTGGACCGAGATGTCAGCCGTGCTGGGAGCGACGAGAGGTCGAGTCGACGGCATCATCGTGATGGCCCCCGACCGCGATGCGGAGGCGGTGCGGATTCATCTCCCGCGGGGAGTTCCGGCGGTTCTTCTGAATTGCCACGCCGACTCGATTCCGTCGATCAGCGTCGACAACAAGGGAGGAAGTCGTGCGATGGTGAGGCATCTCGTCTCGCTGGGACACAAACGGATTGCGTTCATTCGCGGTCCGGAGGCGAACGCCGATGCGTGGGAGCGTCTGCAGGGTTACCGCACGGAGATGCGGCGGACGGGTGATCGGGACGAGGATCTCGAGCTCGCCGGGGATTTCACCGAAGAGGGGGGATTCGCGGCAGCAGGCGTCGCGCTCGCGCTCGACCCGAGGCCGACGGCGATCTTCGCGGCCAATGACGCGATGGCGGTCGGAGCGCTCGGTGCTCTGCGCGAGCAGGGAATCGACGTTCCAGGCGCGATGGCGGTCGCGGGATTCGACGACATCCCGATCGCACGATTCATGGCCCCTCCTCTGACGACCGTCGGGGTCGAGATCTCGGAGTTCGGCCGGCGTGCCTTCAATCTTCTCCAGGACGTTCTCTCGGGCGACGAGAGAGCTCTTCGCAGCGAAACGGTCTCGACAAGACTCGTGATCAGGGAATCGTGCGGGGGTGCTGTCGATCCCCGCCTGAAAGTCAACCAGAAACGAAAACCAGTAACGAAGAGGAGAGCAGAATGAGTGAGATACGAAAAAGGCCAGGGATCTTTGCGTGGTCGCTGACGTTGTTCCTCATCGCGATGTTCGCGGTGCCGGCGATGGGACAAACCACGACCTCGAGGATTCGGGGCTCGGTGGTCGATATGCAGGGCAACGCCGTCGGGTCGGCGGAGGTGAACGCCGTCAATGTCAACACCGGATTCGTCCAGACGGTCAGGACCCGCGGCGACGGGACCTTTACGGTGCCGGGTCTGATCCCCGGCGATTACACAGTGCTGGTCGCGTCGCCGGCGTTCCAGACGTACCAGAGGGAACTGACGCTGCTGGTAGGCCAGACGCTGACTCTCGATCTGGTTCTCACACCATCGACTGTTCTGGCCGAGGAGATCACGGTCGTCGCGGGCATTCCGGTCGATATGGACGCGACCGAGGTCACGACGAATGTCACGCGTGAGCAGATCGAATCGCTTCCGCAGAACGATCGCAATTTCCTGAACTTTGCGGTCCTCGCGCCGGGTGTGACCCTCAGCTCCGATCCGCAGAACAAACAGGTTCGTGGTGGCGCACAGACGGCGGCGGCGACCAATGTCTACATCGACGGAGTCAGTCTCAAAAACGACGTCATCCAGGGCGGCGTGATCGGACAGGACTCGAGCCGCGGGAATCCGTTCCCTCAGAATGCCGTGCAGGAGTTCCGCGTCATCACCCAGAACTACAGCGCGGAGTACCAGAAGGCTTCGAGCGCGATCATTACGGCAGTCACGAAGTCGGGCTCGAACCAGCTCAGGGGCAATGTGTTCGCCTATTACCAGGACAAGGATCTCGTCGACGACGACCCGTTCTCCGAAGCGCGGAATCAGCCGAAGCCGGAGTATGAGCGCATGCAATGGGGGATGAGTCTGGGGGGACCGATCGTACAGGACAAGATGCACTTCTTCATCTCCTACGAAGCAAACGATCAGGACCGACAGGAGCGAGTGACCTTCGGACCGAATCGCACCCGTCCGTTCGCACAGGAGTTCCTCCACCTGGAGGGAACGTTCACGCAGCCGTTCAGGGAAGACCTCGCGTTCGGGAAACTGAGTTTTCAGCCGAGCTCGAGCCAGATCTTCGACTGGAGTGCGATGTACCGTGACGAGTCGGACATCCGAAGCTTCGGAGGAGACCGGGCGTTCACGGCGGGAGAGAACGTGCTTCAGGAGGTCTGGGGCACGACGCTTCGTCACCAGTTGACCGCCGAGACCTGGCTGAACGAAGCGTCGCTCAGCTACAACGACTACGCCTGGAGTCCGACC containing:
- a CDS encoding LacI family transcriptional regulator → MRNATIRDVAERAGVSVATVSRVLNSTSQVRGETAQRVLEATEALDYVPHVGARSLSTRRTSTVGVLLPDLHGEFFSEVIRGIDSAARRTGYHLLVSGSHSDWTEMSAVLGATRGRVDGIIVMAPDRDAEAVRIHLPRGVPAVLLNCHADSIPSISVDNKGGSRAMVRHLVSLGHKRIAFIRGPEANADAWERLQGYRTEMRRTGDRDEDLELAGDFTEEGGFAAAGVALALDPRPTAIFAANDAMAVGALGALREQGIDVPGAMAVAGFDDIPIARFMAPPLTTVGVEISEFGRRAFNLLQDVLSGDERALRSETVSTRLVIRESCGGAVDPRLKVNQKRKPVTKRRAE
- a CDS encoding DUF2442 domain-containing protein — its product is MKSAQPGTATSRAEVTNISPNGIWLLLDERELFLSFTEFPWFRDAPVSRILEVETPSSGHLYWPGLDIDLSVESIDHPERFPLVARP
- a CDS encoding type IV pilus twitching motility protein PilT, whose amino-acid sequence is MSQPTQKIDRFLKLMTDRGASDFHLTVGRPPMLRVSGSMEPIRYRTLTEGDFVDMVRPVTPDRLWKEFEESGDLDYSYELPGVARYRVNVFRQQRGSGAVFRIIPSKIMTIDQLGLPAQVRRIAKLRSGLVLVTGPTGSGKSTTLAAIIDLINSTRTLHIITIEDPIEFVHPAKNCLIHQREIGTHATSFAEALRAAAREDPDLILVGEMRDLETISMALSAAEKGTLVFGTLHTNNAAKTMDRIISVFPSGEQEGIRNVLGETIRAVVAQQLLPKVGGGRVASLEILFGSPALGNIIREGKTSQITSLIQMGTKEGMIDMDGSIMKHLEEGRVSARAAYDKAIDKEQFKDYLEKEKESAAGA